The Falco rusticolus isolate bFalRus1 chromosome 4, bFalRus1.pri, whole genome shotgun sequence genome includes the window AAGCCCCGCACTGATGTAAATGCTGCCCCAACCGGGGAGCAATTACACCTTTTGgccccgtgcctcagtttccccatgcAATGATAGCTGCCTCCCCTCTGGCACAAGGTGATGGAGGTTACCCCATCCCTTGCAGGGCTCAAAGAGGGGGACCAGAACACCCCTGGGGAAGGAGCCGGTCCCCGCCTGGGGGTCCTGTGGCCCCGGTGCTCCTGTGAGTAGCCCTGGGCCTTGCTCCCTGGCCCCGGGGTGAGCTTTGGCAGCCAGCACGggtcttctccagcagctgccgTGACAGACAGCTCCTGAACCAGCCcccctctgcagtgctgctctaaaataaaaatacctccCGCCTGCTCCGCTCCACTCCCAGCCAAACTTCCTCCAGGGGCAAGGTGGGGGGACGGCAGCCCAAAAATACACCCGGCCGCCCCCCCTAAGCCGGGCTGAGAGATGCTGTAAGGCAACCCCCCGGCTCCCAAGACCCTCCGTTGCTCCCCCCAAACACACACCCGTCCCCCCCACCCTGCCGCCCCCCGTTGCGGAGCCGGACGCTGGATCCCCGCACCCCACCCGCCTCCACCCACGGCCCCAGGGCTCAAGGTCAGTAGCGGGGAGCGatgcggggctggggggggcggggggggcggcacGCCGGGCTGTCGGGGGTGGTGACACGCTGCTTTCCGCAGCTCCAAGGTTTTTTGtcacctctgcctgctcccagccccggcCGGGGGTCGGGGAGACGCGCGGGGAtaaggatgctgctgccccGCGGAGGCTCGGAGCGAcgggggggctgtgctggggacactCGCCAATGCACCTGACTCGGCAGCCCGGCGGCCATCAGGAGTTTAAACCGCCAGAGGGGtcccccccaccagcaccccgcGCCCACCGGGGGCCGTTAACCGCCTCCCGCCCGGCTTAATTGCGGAGCGGCTTtgccccccaaaacaaaacaaaaacaaaacccaccacaaacaacaaaccccaaaccaaagcCTTGAAACGCgtggaaaagagagagagggagagaaagaaagccTTTAAAAGCCACCTCCGTGAGCGGCGCCCCGCCGCAGCGGGACCGCAGGGCGGGGGCTCCCACCCGCAGCGGCCCCGCTCGGGGGAGCGGCCGCGGGGCGACCCccgcagctggggggggggggggtgggtagCAGCCCCGGGCAGCGCCTTCCCCGCGGAAAAAGCCTTTTCCCCAGCTCGGGGGGCGGTGGGGTCACCCCCCAGCGCTGCTAACGACCCCCCGAgctcttattaaaaataattttaaaagctgacacCAGCCCCGCGGGGAAAACTCTGCCTGCAGGTGCGAGAGCAGCGGCCGGGCGGCCTCTTGCCGCTGCCTAAATCAGAGTTTTGCTCCTTATGcccttcccaccccctccccgccgccgcagcccccccccccccccgcggggaGTGTTCGCGAGTGGGTGGCAgcgccgggggagggggcgggggctgccccccccggccccgaaCTGCGCCTTTACCCGCTGCCGGCCGAGCTGCAGGGCTCGGGGAGGGCTGGAGGCACGTCGCGCCGGGGTTAATTAGCCTTAGCAGGAGTAATTAGCCCAGGGCTAATTGAAGGGATGGGTGTCGGCATCCCCCGAGCCCTGCAGATGTTGCTGggcggagcggggggggggggtgctcCAGCGTGCTTGCGGGGTCCCAAGGCTGGGAGTCCCCCCGGAGCTGGAGGCTGGGCAAAGCCCCAGCAAGAAGGTGAACGGCAGCCCAGCGCAGGGCAGTGGGGGtgtcccaccccaccccaccccatcccatccagCACGGGCATCTTCGTGCTGTCCTGGACCCCCTCTGAAGATCCAATTAGCAATTAGTGGGGATATCAGAGATAAGCTGGAGGAACCTCATCTTGGGCAGCTGGCACCCCAGAGCATCTCTGAGTGTTGGGATGGATGCAGCTATCTGGGAAGTCGATCAGGAACAcctggctgagctgctcccAGATCCCGGCTCCTCGGTGAGGTTTGCAGCAGGGCTCAGAAGCAGGCTCTTTCCCTGCACCCAAGTTGTATCCCAGGGTTCAGCCTCAGGTGTCACCACCTTCTCCATCTCTTCAGCCACTGGCCTTCAAGGAAGCccacaaagcagagctgctgaggacCTGCAGAAATGTCAGGTGCTCGAGGGGTAGGAGGGCAGGCGAACTCTCACCCCAggttttcttccctgtccttccctttcccaggTCTGGATCCCCTGCACTGGCCAGGGCGGTAACCTGCTGCCATGGGGGTTAAAACAATGCTCCCCAGCTATGAACTGGGGTTTTATGCCCTTGCCGTGACATGTGCTGTGGTGTACAGCGGCAGCGGGATCTTCGAAGCATCCAGAGGTAACGCTCCCCACCGCATCCCCTGGGGGGGAGGATAGTTGGAAGGTGGCTGCTTTTACAGGCGTCAACACCAGCAGCAGATCCCTGGCTTTAATTTTTGCAGAGGGACAGCTTGGGAATCCTTTGTGAGGTTCAAAAaggatttttacctttttgccCCCTTGCTCCCATTTCCATGGCTCAGGGCAAGAAGCTGCGGCACGTCACAGCTCTCCAGCCAGCACCCAAAATGGGCAACCACCCTACCTACCCAGGGCTGGCtcctaacttttttttgtctggaagccccccaaaataaaaatttcatgGAATCAACCCAAGGTCCCTGGGATGTGCACTGCAAAAAGGCTTTGCTGGAAATTATTGCAGAAACGGGTGAGGTTCCTGACTCTTATAGTTGTCCGTGGGACTTAGGTGTGTCTGAGCCCTGATGGTTCATCATCGCGGTGAGGAAGGCTCCCTGCCTTGCTGAAACCCGGGCTCCATTTCCCAGAGCTGTCTCTCTCCCGGTAACTCTGGTTCTCTTGCAGACAGCATGAACAGAAAGGCCTTTCGGGAAGGCATAAAGCCGGGCTGGCACTACTTCGGCAGGAAGATGGTAAGCAAAGGAAGGACTCGGTCTTTTCTAGCTACTGGCAATGTGGTCGGTGCTGACCgctggagaagcagagctggtttttctgctgctgatgcACTTTTGCGAAGTCCATGTGACTTGTATTTTTCTCCCTAAAGAGCTAGTCGGGAAAATaccagccctgcagtgctgtgtatGCTCTGCTTTGTGTGCACAGAGACAAGCAACTGCTGCACATCTCTCCTGGGGTTTTTATAACCCAGCTAAAGTGCTCAGGAGCCCTTGGggggaaaatgggaagaaaaggctttgaaagTTGTGTGGTTTCCCCTCCAGATGGGTGTAGGGGCAGGGGAGTGCGGGCTGGGGACAGTAAGGCACCCGGTGCTGCTCCCACAGGACATGGCTGATTTCGAGTGGGTGATGTGGTTCACCTCGTTCAGGAACGCCATCATCTTTGCCCTCTCAGGACATGTCCTCTTCGGCAAGATCTGCTCCATGACGGTGCCACAGGTGAGCAAGGGATGTGGTGGGAGGGATTTGAAAGCACCTCAGGGTGACCTGGGATGTGTAGAGGGGGCTTGAGGGATGTTCTAGGATGTGGGGATGTTCTAGGATAGGGGGAGCAGGGTTGGGGCTCTCACCAAGCTGACCACAGCATCTCTTCTCACAGCACCGGGCTGTGGTGTACATGCTGTACGGGGTCTTGGCCGTGCTGGGCAGCATGGGGCTCGTCTACCTGATGATCATCCTCTCCCACTGCCTTGTCCTTTACTCCGTTGCGCTGGCCAAGCAGAAGTGGCTCTGCTATGTGGCCGGGCTTTGCTGTCTCGCCTCCTTCAAGGTGGAGCCATTCAGCTCGTGGCAGGTAGGTGCTGTCTCAGGCCATCTGTCTACCTCATTTCCAGCCCACTTGTGTCTGTCTCCTTGGGTTTGTCCCCAGGGAGGGCTCCTGGGGCACCCCCAAACCCTGGCTACGGCAGAGTTCCCACAGGGTTTGAGAGGGAGGGGACTGTTGTGCCACTGAGCTTGGGAATAATCCCACTGGGACTATGTTGTGTTTTGGTGGCTTCCTGATGGGACAGAGCTCAGGACATGTGAGTCCTTCTTGCTGGTCAGACAACAGCAGCTTGTCAGCCAGGCAAGGTgtgtccctgccctgtgcctcagtttccccatctttATCACGTTGGTGGGATGGGTTCAGCAATGGCCACGTCTGTCTCTCAGGTCTCTGCCCAGTTCTGTTTCTCTCACTGGCGGGTGGAGAGAAGCCCAGCGGGGACCTTATAAAGCTATTTGGTCCCTCTGAAGGACAgtgctgcctctccctgcctgctgcttacCTCCTCAGATGCCACTCTCCACCGTGCTTGTGCTGGCTTTTCTTCACTCCCTGAGGAGGGTTATGTCCCTGTGACAGGGTGACATTCCCCCCACAGACCGAAGCCTGAGTGGCCCACAGCTGCTGGGTGAGGATGTGGCCAAGAGGATCTACCgcttcccagctcctccaggatGCAGCCGTCAGCTGGGAAATTGAGTCCCAGATTTCCCTTTCCAACAGCAAGGCTCATTAGCTCCAGGCACAATTGGTTTCAGAGCATAATTAGAGGCTTTGCCTGCTGCCCCAGGAGTGATGTCCTCTACAAATTGAGGGAGCACAGAAGTGACACTGTGTTTGTGGTGGTAACTCTTCATTTCTCATCCAGGGCGGGTTTGTAACGGGAGCTTTTGATCTTCAAGATGTCCTCTTCTATGGAGGAAGCTGCTTCACCATCATGCGCTGCATGAGCTTTGCACTTGAGAACTCTGAGAGGAAAGAGGGCATCTACTCCATCTTCGACCTCCTCAAGTACAACTTCTACCTCCCATTCTTCTTCTTCGGGCCTGTCATGACATTTGACCAGTTCCATGCCCAGGTGAGTGCTTctgaggctgggctggaggaggacctctccctgcttttatttccttgggtTTGATGCCTACAAAACACCACCTTTTGCCACAGTGAAGGTGCAAATGGTTGTAGAGCTTTTCATGGTCACCTAGAGTCTGTGGCCATAGTCTGGCCTGTGCAATGATGCTGGGACTTTTGTGGGGAGGGGCATAAGCTGCTGGGGTTTTGGCCATTTCGACTGATCAGTTCAGAAGGGAAGATGTTGCTGTTGTGCAAGCATCACACTGCGATGAGGCGGGGAGTGTTCAGCTCATGTCCTTGGTCGCTGGACCACCTGCAGTGCTCGGCCCCTCAGTTTCCCTGTGCTGTCACCCCAGTGCCTCCATGACACCCCACTCTGCAGTGCCAGGAGGCCAAGGTGCGAGCCAGCCATGTGGTGCCCATCTGTGGGACCTCCATGTGCTGGTGTCTGTGGCAGCAAGGGCAGTCTCATATTTCCATCCAGCTGGTTTGCCCAAGGAGCATGACTTTCCAGGGATGGTCTGTGCATCTTAAGATGAAGTTATTTCTCCAGAAATAAGTAAGATCAGATGGAAGGCTGTGTTTCAGCAGCCAAGGGCTTCCTCTGTTCTCCATAAAATACTCTGGTGCCCCAAGTCTTTGCCTGTATCGCACACAACCGAGGGAGCTGTTTGAAGAGCAGACTCCAAGCAGCACTGGAAATCATCAGCAGAAGCCTGGGCTGGGGCCAGCCAACCTCTGGGGCTGTTTCACAGCCAACGATCAAGAAAACCAGCAGtgctctctccctcctcacTCTTCCCATCTCAACATCCTTTTACACCAATGGTCAGCCTTGGCCATCAACACGAACTGGTACTGCTTGCTAAAGGAGGGACCTCTTGCCCAGCCAGCAATGGTGCTGGGAAGGATTGCCACCACCCCTCTGCTTCCTTCTAAAGAGCAGCTGCACTGAATTTTGGGACCCCAATTGACATCTGGGtgcaaaagcattttggaaaaacatttgtgaattcagaagaaaaaccagcccagagcagggaaGCACAGCTAGAGCCTCCCTGGTGAGGAGGAGACCAAAGACTCGCCCATTCCAGCACCTTGTCTTCAATGTTGGGCTGGTAGTAGTTGCCTAAGAAAGGGTCTGCACTGGTCTTCTTTCCCCCAGCAAGCAGGATGAGCCCCAGTCCGAGTCCTACTCCTCACTGGTTTGTTCACCTGGGGAGCTGACAACCTTGTGCTGCATGTTGAAAGGAGCAACATCCCTTGGGTCCTGCCAGATCTATTTGAAAGGGCTTTTAGAGCTTTTGACCCTGAAGATCATAAGGTCAGCTCTGGTGTCCCCCATAAGGGATGCTTGTGGTGCGGAGTCTACCAGTAGCTCAATTTCAGCAGACACGCATCAGGGATGGCCAGGCTGCTGGTGAGGCTCTTCTCGCCAGGCTGCTGGAAGAAATGTTTAATCCTAAGACTTCATCTTTCCAGTAGTGTCTTATCTGTTGGGCTGAAGCCCAGGCAAGCATGgttccagcagccccagcatccAAGCCCCTCTGTGGAGGGTACAGTGCCCTGGGGTGGCCTCCTCACCCCATGTTCTTCTTAGTTCCCCGGGTTCCATCAGTCTTTCCTACAAAATGGGCAGCCCTGACTTCTCCTACCACCACAGCCAGGTATCTGGAAATCAGGGTGTTAAACTCCTTGTTTCTCCAGCGCCTGAACTCCCACCACTCTTGCAAGGCTTGATCTGGAGGggtcttcttccctgctctttGCACAGCACCACACCAGGATGTCTATAGCCACTTCGTGAGCAGttcctccttctgctgcttAAAACCCTCACCCCAAAGGCACAGGAGCAAGTCGCCGACCCCTTTCCCATGCCCTGGCCAGGGGTCCTGTCTTGGCCTGGCCACCACTGCCATCTCCTGGCTAGATgcccccctgcactgctggagctgcagctaATTGCAGAGATGAATTCCTAATTGCCCAACAGCAGTTATGAGGGCAGGCAGATGGAGTCCCTTCCCCAGGGTGGGCTGTGTGGCCCAGTTAAGGAATAGGCATATGTCTCTGGCTCCTACTGGTGCTACGTTCTGGTGGAACTCTGGCATCCCCCATGTATGATGGGAACTCATCCGTATCGGGGCTTGGCCAGCCCCATTTGAGCTGAAAATCCTCTCCCTTGCTAGGATCAAGGGAATAAACTCACTTCTGTAGGGCTGGAAGTGTGCGGGACACAGCCCTGATCCaaggggctggtggcagagtGCTGCACATGAGGATAGATAtgaggacaagaggaaacggcctcaggTTGCCTCAggggtggtttgggttgggtattaggaaaagattcttcactgaaagggtggtcaagtgctggaacaggctgcccgggatgatggtggagtcaccatccctgggggtatttaaaagacttgtagatgtggcacttagggacgtggtttagcagtgggcttggcagcgttaggtttacagttggattcgatgattttaaaagccttttccaacctaaatgattctatgaaaacgGGGCTCTGTGTTCTCCCACACATCTCAATGCCACAGCCTGTCCTCCCTCGGCTTCTCATCTATCTCAGGCTCCAGTGGCCTCTTAAAGCACTTGGCATATAACAGACACATAAAAATCTGGCAAAGGCTTTAATTCTCAGGAATCATCTGGATTTGATGATGGGGCTGGTGCGGCAGCCTGTGGATTATGCTGGGAAAGCTCCCACCTCTCGCAGGGAATAAAGGGAAAGTAATAAACATAAGAGGATTTTGAATACAGCAGCAATTTTTACGGCGAAGCAGGGAAGCGAAGACATCAGCCTGTCCAGTGTAATCCTGAAGGCTTGCTCCGGCGATGTTTATGTTGTAACAGCCAGAGACATGACAGCTCCTGGAGGCAAAGCTCAGCCCCTGTTTGTACAAGACACAGCAGAGACGAAATCCCCATCGATCAGGTCCCAGCTGACTCAGGACGGCCCCCGGAGCAGCTTTCCCTCTCATTTACAACAGGTGTCTGCAGCAGAAGCTCCAGGGACCATCCGTCCTCCTCCGCTTCCTCCCAAATGACCCTGGCCAAATATATGCATATGGCCCTGGCAGAGCTGTCAGGTGggatcccagccctgctcccagcctctccccacaGGCTGTGGCATCCCATTGATATGGGTATGGGCATTTGCTCCCCCTAAGTGACCTGCGCAAGGGGCCACCTGTAAGCAAAGCTGACTTTCTGAACATGTCCCTGCAGAAAGAGCATAAAGCCCAGCTCCCTGGTTGGTATGGTTGTCACCCTACCCAGAGCCCCTTTGGTACAGCCAGACTTGTCACTGCTGTGTCACACCAtgtgcctgctctgctggaAACGCCAGTGATGGGAACAGCCTTCGCTAGGAGGGTGATGCAGGGGGCACCTtgctgccctgctcagcactgaGGCGGGGGTGTTGGAGTGATGCTGTGGGTGGGACATGTCCTGCTCCTTGTGGATGTGTTCACCTGAGCTAATTCCTTGGGTCTTCCTTAATCAATGGAGACTTGGGCCATGTAGTCCGTGATGTGATTTCTAGAGGAGACCGTTGAGTCTCCATTTGGACCTTGACCGTTTCACCAGATGGAGGAATATGCTGCCCATCCTGTCTCTCAGCTCAGCCCTTTCACGGTTTGCCATCCTGACAGGTGAGCACCCAAGAGTTAAGACGCAAAGATGATGAGTTGAAGAACATCCGGGTCCATGCTCTCCTCCATGTGGGGGCCATCATTGCCGTGGAcatcttcttccatttcttctacATCCTCACCCTCCCTTCTGACCTGAAGTTCACAAACCGCCTCTCGGACTGGTCCTTGGGTGAGTGGCCATGCTCGGACACGTTCATACCTGTACTTAGCTTCAGGGCAGTGGTGAGTGATTCACAGCTCCATCCGTCCTCACTGAGAGGCTTTACCAACACTTGTGTTGGACAGGTTTGAGTAAAGCCGCTCTTTGTGTTGACAGTGCACAGAGCTGGGGTTGGGCAGCCCTGGAAAGCAGATGTGTTGGTCTGACATTCTCACAGGGTTCCAGTGTAAATTGTTTAGCTCGGGGTTTAAGAGGCTGAGCACCAAGCCATTCCCATTGCCTTTGCCTGGACTGGAagggagctcagcacctccaAAAAAATCAGCCCCATGCTGTTGCAACAGGCACATCTGGGATCTCAGATGCCTTCACAGGCACGTGGCCACCCATTATGGATGTTTGTAAGCCAGTGAAATGGCCCCAGGGCGTAGGTTGTACAGGGAGCAGCTCAGGGCAGttggagctgctgccttcagctgcctAATGGAGGGCTGTAGAGAAGGTGAACTCCTCTtggaggctggcagggaagaagcaggacACAGCAAACAAGGTGCAGCAAGGCAACGTCTGGTTGCATGTAAGGAATTTTCTTCATAGAGTGGTCAAATATTGGAATAGGGGCCCAGAGGGATTATAGATTCTCCAAAAATAGACATATTCAACATCTAAATGGTCCAGAGCAACCTGATCTCCATTTAAAGTTGACTGTTCTCTGAGCAGGACTGGACTTAGGTACCTCCAGAGGCCAAACTCACAGGATGAGTAATGGtagcagtgctggcagctggatgGAGGATTTCAGCTGGCAAATACATGTCTGATGGCAGCATTTGAGATACCATAGGGCATCTGATGGTCACACAGACAGAGGAGAAGCAGGGGGTGGAGAAGCCCCTTCTCTCTCTAGAGTGGCAGCTGGTGGCCAGGAGAAAATCTGAATGCAGCTAGAATGTCACTAGCGTTGATTTAGGGTGTCCTAAGAGACCTGGGTGGACTGACCAAGCGTATGTGTTACTCCAGAGGGAGCTGAGCTCCTCTGCAGGCTCTGCTGACTGTATTGACCACATCTGCCTGATCCATGGTGGAGCTTAGGCACTGCACGCATCGAGGCACTGTGTGGTCCTTAATCTGTGAGCCAAGTCCCACAAAGATGGGGGCATTTTAGCTTCTGTTTACACAGGAATTTGAAATTTTTAGTGTTTGTTCCTGAAGGGTTTGTC containing:
- the HHATL gene encoding protein-cysteine N-palmitoyltransferase HHAT-like protein, whose amino-acid sequence is MGVKTMLPSYELGFYALAVTCAVVYSGSGIFEASRDSMNRKAFREGIKPGWHYFGRKMDMADFEWVMWFTSFRNAIIFALSGHVLFGKICSMTVPQHRAVVYMLYGVLAVLGSMGLVYLMIILSHCLVLYSVALAKQKWLCYVAGLCCLASFKVEPFSSWQGGFVTGAFDLQDVLFYGGSCFTIMRCMSFALENSERKEGIYSIFDLLKYNFYLPFFFFGPVMTFDQFHAQVSTQELRRKDDELKNIRVHALLHVGAIIAVDIFFHFFYILTLPSDLKFTNRLSDWSLAGLAYCNLVYDWVKAAVMFGVTNTIARLDHLDPPQPPKCITMLYVFAETHFDRGINDWLCKYVYDHLGENHDNIMKELVATIATFAITTLWLGPCEIVYIWSVLNCFGLNFELWVQKFFQLEPFAKLEARMSAAMSRRIRAAFGAANFWAIVLYNILALNSLEFALLVTKRLVLTGFPVSTLSIWFITYCGVQLIKEREHILAIEEEICNKAKVE